A region of Oceanicoccus sp. KOV_DT_Chl DNA encodes the following proteins:
- a CDS encoding TrkH family potassium uptake protein, which yields MHIALIFRILGMLLMVFSLTLLIPILVSLWYGDGAYPAFLLSFAITVISGAVMWMPVAKQKADLRTRDGFLITSLFWAVLGLFGALPFALTSEPDLSISDAVFESLSGLTTTGATVITGLDYLPKSILFYRQQLQWLGGIGIIVIAVAILPMLGVGGMQLYRAETPGPVKDSKLTPRITETAKALFFIYVLLTASCALAYWLAGMTLFDAICHAFSTIAIGGFSTHDASMGYFNSPTIMLIACLYMIIAGINFAMHFHAIRQRKYQHYRRDSETRFFVYTIAGASVIVASYLILSNSYSINEGLLHGLFQTISIATTAGFATAEFSSWPSFLPFLLLTLSFMGGCGGSTGGGMKAVRIMLIAKQGVREMSQLIHPNAIIPLKVGNRRVEAKVVSAVWSFFAVYTFAFFVILFLLMATGLDYVTAFSAVVASINNLGPGLGDVASHYGNINDPAKWILCFSMLLGRLEVFTLLVLFTPAFWRQ from the coding sequence ATGCACATTGCGCTGATCTTCCGAATATTAGGCATGCTACTGATGGTTTTCAGCTTGACGCTGTTAATCCCGATTTTAGTGTCGCTATGGTACGGTGATGGCGCTTATCCCGCTTTTTTATTATCCTTTGCTATCACCGTGATCAGCGGCGCGGTAATGTGGATGCCCGTAGCCAAACAGAAAGCGGACCTTAGAACCCGCGACGGTTTTTTAATTACCTCTTTATTCTGGGCAGTACTTGGGCTGTTTGGTGCACTGCCATTCGCGCTAACTTCTGAGCCCGATCTCAGCATCAGTGATGCGGTATTTGAATCACTTTCCGGCTTAACGACTACCGGCGCCACCGTTATAACCGGGCTGGACTATTTACCCAAATCCATTTTATTTTATCGCCAACAACTGCAATGGTTAGGCGGCATCGGTATCATCGTCATCGCAGTTGCTATATTGCCTATGCTAGGCGTGGGTGGTATGCAGCTGTACCGCGCCGAAACACCGGGACCGGTAAAAGATTCAAAACTCACACCGCGCATTACTGAAACCGCCAAAGCCTTATTCTTTATTTATGTCTTGCTTACCGCCAGTTGCGCTTTAGCCTATTGGTTAGCAGGCATGACATTGTTTGATGCTATCTGCCACGCTTTTTCCACCATTGCCATCGGCGGTTTTTCAACCCACGATGCCAGTATGGGTTATTTCAATAGCCCTACTATCATGTTGATTGCCTGCCTCTACATGATTATTGCCGGCATTAATTTCGCCATGCATTTTCATGCTATCCGTCAACGAAAATACCAGCACTATCGTCGCGATTCAGAAACCCGTTTTTTCGTATACACCATAGCTGGCGCTTCTGTAATCGTGGCCAGTTACTTAATATTAAGTAACAGCTATAGCATCAATGAAGGCTTGCTACACGGCCTATTCCAAACCATCTCCATTGCTACTACCGCGGGATTTGCGACCGCAGAGTTCTCCAGCTGGCCCAGCTTTTTACCCTTTCTATTATTAACACTTTCGTTTATGGGTGGTTGTGGTGGTTCTACCGGTGGTGGTATGAAAGCTGTGCGCATCATGCTTATTGCCAAGCAGGGTGTGCGTGAAATGTCGCAACTCATTCATCCCAATGCCATCATCCCACTGAAAGTGGGTAACCGTCGTGTAGAGGCTAAAGTCGTTAGTGCCGTGTGGAGTTTTTTTGCAGTCTATACCTTTGCCTTTTTTGTGATTTTATTTTTATTAATGGCAACAGGTTTGGATTACGTCACTGCATTTTCTGCCGTTGTTGCCTCCATTAATAATTTGGGCCCGGGTTTGGGTGATGTCGCGTCACACTATGGCAACATCAACGATCCCGCTAAATGGATTCTGTGTTTCTCTATGCTGCTAGGGCGTTTAGAAGTTTTCACCTTACTTGTGTTATTCACCCCCGCCTTCTGGCGTCAATAG
- the trkA gene encoding Trk system potassium transporter TrkA, which yields MKIIILGAGQVGSSLAEHLANEQNDITVVDIDSDRLRELQDRLDIGTVTGRASNPSVLARAGAEDADMLIAVTNSDEINMVACQVAYTLFRTPTKISRIRASTYLEKKTLFSNEAIPIDVIISPELLVTQYIHRLIEYPGALQVLDFAGGKVQLVAVKAYYGGPIVGQELRQIRNHMPNVDTRVAAIFRRDRAIMPMADTVVEADDEVFFIAARENILPVMSELRRLDNPYKRIIIAGGGNIGERLADAIEGQYQVKVIEQSYARCRELSETLRRSIVLNGNASDKDLLIAENIENTDVFCALTSSDEANIMSSMLAKRLGARKVITLIANPAYVDLVQGGEIDIAISPQQITMGSLLTHVRKGDVSNVHSLRRGAAESLELIAHGDSRSSKVVGRRLDEIEKVEGSTIGAIVRGDEVLIAHRYLIVEPEDHLIVFLTDKSKIKQVERLFQVGFAFF from the coding sequence ATGAAAATAATTATCCTCGGAGCAGGGCAGGTGGGTTCCTCTCTAGCCGAGCATCTTGCCAATGAACAAAACGATATTACCGTAGTTGATATCGACAGCGACCGCCTGCGGGAACTGCAAGATCGATTGGATATAGGCACTGTCACCGGGCGCGCCTCTAACCCCAGCGTCTTAGCAAGAGCAGGGGCAGAAGATGCCGACATGCTAATTGCGGTGACCAACTCTGACGAAATCAATATGGTGGCTTGCCAGGTTGCCTATACCTTATTCCGCACCCCCACCAAAATTTCGCGTATTCGCGCCAGTACCTATTTAGAGAAAAAAACCTTATTCAGTAATGAAGCAATTCCCATCGACGTTATTATCAGCCCAGAATTACTCGTTACCCAATACATACACCGCTTGATTGAATATCCCGGCGCCTTACAAGTATTGGATTTTGCTGGCGGCAAAGTACAGCTAGTCGCAGTAAAAGCCTATTACGGCGGCCCCATTGTCGGTCAGGAATTACGCCAAATCCGCAATCACATGCCTAACGTTGATACCCGGGTCGCTGCTATTTTTCGCCGCGACCGCGCGATCATGCCCATGGCCGATACCGTGGTTGAAGCGGATGATGAAGTGTTCTTTATTGCTGCCCGAGAAAATATACTGCCAGTGATGAGCGAGCTGCGCCGCCTCGACAACCCCTATAAGCGCATCATCATTGCCGGCGGCGGCAATATTGGCGAACGTCTTGCCGACGCCATTGAAGGACAATATCAAGTTAAGGTTATCGAACAAAGCTATGCCCGTTGTCGTGAGCTATCTGAAACTCTGCGCCGCTCCATAGTGCTGAATGGCAATGCCTCCGATAAAGATTTATTGATCGCAGAAAATATTGAAAATACTGATGTTTTTTGTGCGCTGACCAGTTCTGACGAAGCCAACATTATGTCCTCCATGCTGGCTAAACGGCTAGGCGCCAGAAAAGTTATTACGCTGATCGCCAATCCCGCCTATGTTGATTTGGTGCAAGGGGGTGAAATCGATATCGCTATCTCGCCGCAGCAAATTACCATGGGTAGCTTGCTGACCCATGTCCGCAAAGGCGATGTCAGCAATGTGCACTCATTGCGACGCGGCGCAGCAGAATCATTAGAACTTATCGCTCACGGTGACTCCCGCTCTTCCAAAGTAGTAGGGCGCAGACTGGACGAGATTGAAAAAGTCGAAGGCTCAACCATCGGCGCTATTGTGCGTGGTGATGAAGTATTAATTGCTCACCGCTACTTAATTGTTGAACCTGAAGACCATTTGATTGTGTTCCTCACCGATAAATCCAAAATCAAACAAGTCGAACGCTTGTTTCAAGTCGGGTTTGCTTTCTTCTAA
- a CDS encoding transcription antitermination factor NusB, protein MSKAPQDCRAAAARCLAAVANGSSLSQQIPLFEQPVSERDRPLFRQLCYGVLRFYPKLLAISQQLLKKPMKEKDHDVLMLILLGIYQLSETRIPDHAAVSATVNAIKALKKPWARALTNGVLRQWQRNQDQLLAKLTSAEQSAHPQWLHQALADAWPALAADIEATNNQQAPLCLRVNKRHQSRAAYLTQLSDHDIDAQACEFADEGVRLTQAVAVEQLPGFNKGWVSVQDEAPQLSAALMDLQQGHRVLDACCAPGAKPATCWNPSPPLKQ, encoded by the coding sequence ATGAGTAAAGCTCCGCAAGATTGCCGAGCCGCCGCCGCTCGTTGTTTGGCGGCTGTTGCTAACGGCTCTTCTCTGTCGCAGCAAATTCCGCTCTTTGAGCAACCCGTCAGCGAACGCGACCGCCCCTTATTTCGCCAACTTTGCTATGGCGTTTTACGCTTCTACCCTAAATTACTCGCCATCAGCCAGCAGCTGTTAAAAAAGCCGATGAAGGAAAAAGATCACGATGTACTAATGCTGATCTTGTTAGGCATTTATCAACTGAGCGAAACCCGCATCCCGGATCACGCTGCGGTCAGTGCCACAGTCAATGCCATCAAAGCTTTAAAAAAACCCTGGGCCAGAGCCTTAACCAATGGTGTACTGCGCCAGTGGCAGCGCAACCAAGATCAACTGTTAGCCAAACTCACCAGCGCCGAGCAAAGTGCCCATCCACAATGGTTGCACCAAGCACTCGCAGATGCCTGGCCCGCGCTTGCCGCCGACATCGAAGCCACTAACAATCAACAGGCGCCTTTGTGTTTGCGTGTCAATAAACGACATCAATCACGCGCCGCCTATTTAACGCAATTAAGCGATCACGATATCGATGCTCAAGCCTGTGAATTTGCTGACGAAGGTGTGCGTCTGACCCAGGCTGTTGCCGTTGAACAGCTTCCCGGATTTAACAAGGGTTGGGTAAGTGTACAAGACGAAGCCCCGCAATTGTCTGCAGCCTTAATGGATTTACAACAAGGTCATCGGGTACTGGACGCTTGCTGCGCACCGGGGGCAAAACCTGCCACCTGTTGGAATCCGAGCCCGCCCTTGAAACAGTAA
- the fmt gene encoding methionyl-tRNA formyltransferase — MSNRLRIIFAGTPDFAAIHLEAIIAADQHDVIAVYSQPDRPAGRGKKLKPSPVKQVALDHQIPVYQPLNFKQTDDQEQLKTLAADLMVVVAYGLLLPKVILDAPRLGCINVHASLLPRWRGAAPIQRAIEAGDAESGVIIMQMDEGLDTGDMLLEARCIITAEETGGSLHDKLADIGAPALNQALQLISTGQITATPQDHSQTCYAPKITKSELQIDWQQPATIIERKIRAFNPFPVTYTHLNGERIKIWQAEHCTQQGAAGSIVHADKKNLIVACGEDSLKLTTIQLPNAKALDIAAVMNSKAELFSTASQFDPISANE; from the coding sequence ATGAGCAACAGGCTTCGCATTATCTTTGCCGGTACTCCGGACTTTGCGGCTATTCATTTGGAAGCGATCATTGCCGCCGATCAACATGATGTTATCGCCGTTTATTCACAACCTGACCGCCCTGCCGGCCGCGGTAAAAAACTTAAGCCCAGCCCAGTTAAACAAGTGGCACTGGATCATCAGATCCCCGTCTATCAACCATTAAACTTCAAGCAAACTGACGATCAAGAACAACTGAAAACCCTCGCCGCCGATCTTATGGTGGTGGTGGCTTATGGCCTGTTACTTCCCAAAGTGATCCTCGACGCGCCCAGGCTTGGCTGCATTAATGTCCATGCTTCTTTATTGCCTCGCTGGCGCGGTGCCGCGCCCATTCAGCGCGCGATTGAAGCCGGTGACGCAGAAAGCGGGGTGATTATTATGCAGATGGATGAAGGGCTGGATACTGGCGATATGTTATTAGAAGCCCGCTGCATTATTACTGCTGAGGAGACTGGCGGCAGCCTGCACGACAAGCTCGCCGATATTGGCGCTCCGGCCTTAAATCAAGCATTGCAGCTAATCAGCACTGGGCAGATTACCGCCACGCCACAAGATCACAGCCAGACCTGTTATGCGCCGAAAATTACCAAGTCAGAATTGCAAATTGACTGGCAACAACCAGCGACAATTATCGAACGGAAAATCCGTGCGTTTAATCCCTTTCCCGTTACCTATACCCATTTAAACGGTGAACGCATAAAAATCTGGCAAGCTGAACACTGCACTCAACAAGGCGCCGCTGGGAGCATTGTTCATGCGGATAAAAAAAATCTCATTGTCGCTTGCGGGGAAGACAGCTTAAAACTTACTACCATCCAACTCCCCAATGCCAAAGCGCTGGATATTGCCGCTGTAATGAATTCCAAAGCAGAGCTGTTTAGCACTGCCAGCCAGTTCGACCCGATTAGCGCCAATGAGTAA
- the def gene encoding peptide deformylase gives MAILEILEFPDPKLRTIASPVSHVDASTHQLLDDMLETMYEASGIGLAATQVDVHQRIVVIDISDERNQPQVFINPEITVLDGPQFEYEEGCLSVPGFHEAVSRPENIVVNALDREGNPFEMRPEGLLAVCIQHELDHLNGKLFVDYISPLKRKRIRSKLEKQHKQA, from the coding sequence ATGGCCATTTTAGAAATTCTCGAATTCCCAGACCCCAAACTTCGCACGATAGCCTCACCCGTTTCGCATGTTGATGCTAGCACCCATCAGCTGCTAGACGACATGTTAGAGACGATGTACGAGGCCAGCGGCATTGGGTTAGCCGCCACCCAGGTGGATGTCCACCAACGTATAGTGGTTATCGATATCAGTGACGAGCGCAACCAGCCACAAGTTTTTATCAATCCCGAGATTACCGTTCTAGACGGCCCCCAATTCGAATATGAAGAGGGCTGCTTATCGGTACCCGGCTTTCATGAAGCGGTTTCCAGGCCTGAAAACATTGTCGTTAACGCGCTCGACCGTGAAGGTAACCCCTTCGAAATGAGGCCAGAAGGCTTATTAGCCGTTTGTATTCAACACGAGCTGGACCACCTGAATGGCAAGTTATTTGTAGACTATATCTCGCCCTTAAAACGCAAACGCATCCGCAGCAAATTAGAAAAACAACATAAACAGGCTTAA